The following are from one region of the Synechococcus sp. CBW1108 genome:
- the hemC gene encoding hydroxymethylbilane synthase — MAKPLRIASRRSQLAMVQTHWVRDELAKAHAGLEITIEAMATKGDKILDVALAKIGDKGLFTKELEAQMLVDQADIAVHSLKDLPTNLPEGLMLGCITEREDPADALVVHAKHRDRNLASLPEGSVVGTSSLRRLAQLRHHYPQLLFKDVRGNVITRLEKLDAGNYDSLILAAAGLGRLGLADRIHELLDPSICLHAVGQGALGIECREGDQAVLAQIRALEHLPTARRCLAERAFLRELEGGCQVPIGVNSRIEGDELVLTGMVASLDGERLIRDQARGAQTDPEAIGMALAHTLKAQGAGEILEEIFATVRPEA; from the coding sequence ATGGCCAAACCCCTGCGCATCGCCTCCCGCCGCAGCCAGCTGGCCATGGTGCAAACCCACTGGGTGCGCGATGAACTGGCCAAGGCCCACGCCGGCCTGGAGATCACGATCGAGGCCATGGCCACCAAGGGCGACAAGATCCTCGATGTGGCCCTGGCCAAAATCGGCGACAAAGGTCTTTTCACCAAGGAGCTCGAGGCACAGATGCTGGTCGACCAGGCCGACATCGCCGTCCACAGCCTCAAGGACCTACCCACGAACCTGCCTGAGGGGTTGATGCTGGGCTGCATCACCGAGCGGGAAGATCCGGCCGACGCCCTGGTGGTGCATGCGAAGCACCGGGACCGCAACCTTGCCAGCCTGCCTGAGGGTTCGGTGGTGGGCACCAGCTCCCTGCGCCGCCTGGCCCAGTTGCGCCATCACTACCCCCAGCTGCTGTTCAAGGACGTGCGCGGCAACGTGATCACCCGCCTGGAGAAGCTGGATGCCGGCAACTATGACTCTCTGATCCTTGCTGCCGCGGGCCTGGGCCGCCTGGGCCTGGCGGATCGCATCCACGAACTGCTCGATCCCTCCATCTGCCTGCACGCCGTGGGCCAGGGGGCCCTCGGCATCGAGTGCCGGGAGGGCGACCAAGCGGTGCTCGCTCAGATTCGGGCGCTGGAGCACCTCCCCACCGCCCGACGCTGCCTGGCGGAGCGGGCCTTTCTGCGGGAACTGGAGGGTGGCTGCCAGGTGCCCATCGGCGTCAACAGCCGCATTGAGGGCGATGAGCTGGTGCTGACGGGCATGGTGGCCAGCCTCGATGGCGAGCGGCTGATCCGCGATCAGGCCCGGGGGGCCCAGACGGATCCCGAGGCGATC
- a CDS encoding DUF1824 family protein, protein MRLDDLRGLRSAPTLAVADSKALMVELLKGMEACEWFTAGVMADSALAALQCLRQLERALGWPPLAPDPAVEAPEKIAGAVFLKANQHTGRFLVRPETGLGEGLLITGHNPGDPAAEDTWGPLPLDFFGP, encoded by the coding sequence GCAGCGCCCCAACCCTGGCGGTCGCCGACAGCAAGGCCTTGATGGTCGAGCTGCTTAAAGGCATGGAGGCCTGTGAATGGTTCACAGCTGGGGTGATGGCCGATTCGGCCCTGGCGGCCCTCCAGTGCCTGCGCCAGCTGGAGCGAGCGCTGGGCTGGCCCCCCCTGGCCCCAGACCCCGCCGTCGAGGCGCCCGAGAAGATTGCCGGCGCGGTGTTTCTCAAGGCCAACCAGCACACGGGCCGCTTTCTGGTGCGTCCGGAAACAGGCCTGGGCGAGGGATTGCTGATCACCGGCCACAACCCTGGCGATCCCGCCGCCGAGGACACCTGGGGGCCCTTGCCCCTTGATTTCTTCGGCCCCTAG